Below is a genomic region from Bacteroidota bacterium.
CTGCGGGTCCGACATCGAGTGGCCCCGGTAGCGGTAGGTGCGGATCTCGACGAGGGCGGGCTTGCTCTGCTCGCGGGCCTGCTTGGCGAGCTCGCCCATCGCGTAGTAGACCTCGAAGACGTCCATCCCATTGACGAGCGCGCCCGTCATGTCGTAGGCGTAGGCCTGCTTGTAGAGGTCGGGCTCGGAGACGGCGCGGTCCACGGCGGTGCCCATCGCGTAGCCGTTGTTCTCGCAGACGAGGAGCACGGGGATCTCGTAGAGCGCCGCGAGGTTGGCCGCCTCGTGGAACGAGCCCTGGCTGATGGCCCCGTCGCCGAAGAAGCCGACCGCGACGGCCCCGGTCTCTTTGTACTTCGCGGCGAAGCCCATCCCGACCGCGAGCGGGATCTGCCCGCCGACGATCCCGTGCCCGCCGTAGAAGTGGTTCTCGACGTCGAAGAAGTGCATCGAGCCGCCCTTGCCGCGTGAGGAGCCGTCGATCTTACCGAAGAGTTCGGCCATGCATTCGTTGGCCGTCATGCCACGGGCGAGGCCGAGGCCGTGGTCGCGGTAGGCGGTGATGATGGGGTCGGTGTCCTGGAGCGCGTGGACGGTCCCCGCCGAGACGGCCTCCTGGCCGATGTAGAGGTGGAGGAAGCCGGAGATCTTCTGGCGGCCGTACATCTGCGCGGCGCGCTCCTCGAACCGGCGCTGGAGCATCATGCTCCGGTACATCGCCAGGAGTTCGTCCGGCTCCAGCCCGAGCGACTCGTGGGTGTGGCCGCCCCCGGTGTACATCCGGAAGTCGGCCCCGTCGGGGAGGTCCTGCGGGCCGGTGGCTGCGCCGCTAGCGGCTTTGCCGTTGGTCGTCTGCTTCTTCGGCGCGCGCTCGGCCTTGGCCGTGCGCTTCTTGGCCGGAGCCTTTTTGGTTTCGTTCGCCATCGTGGGGCCTGCTGGGAAAAGAGAGAAAGCGGCGGACCTTGAAGATACGCCCGTGCTGCGAGCTACGGCATCGTGCCGCACGGGCCGTGGTCGGCCTCTGGTAAGGGTACACGCCGCCTCGCGTTCCCTCGCCGCGCTTTCCATCCCGGAAGCGCCCGGCGTAGTTTCCAGGGCTCGCCCCAGCCCGCTCCTCGTGCCCGATCCCGCCGCCGTACCGCCCGCTCCCGACGCGCCCCGCGTGCTCGTCGTCGTGCCGACCTACGAGGAGGCGGTCAACATCCGGCCGATGCTGAAGGAGATCCTCGGGCTGGCCGGGCGCTACGACGCGCTCGTGGTCGACGACGGCTCGCCCGACGGCACGGCCGACGTGGTCCGCGCCGTGCAGGCCGAGCACCCCGGCCGGGTCCACCTCATCGAGCGCGCCGGCAAGCAGGGCCTCGGGACGGCCTACCTCACCGGCTTCCGCTTCGCCCGCGACGAGGACTACGCCTACGTCTGCGAGATGGACGCCGACTTCTCGCACAACCCCCAAGACCTCCCCCTCCTCGTCGAGGCTGTCCGCGCCGGGGCCGACATTGCGATGGGCAGCCGGTACGTCGGCGGGATCCGCGTGCTCAACTGGCCGCTCCGGCGGCTGGTGCTCTCCTACGGCGCGGGCGTCTACACACGCGCCATCACCGGGATGCCCGTGATGGACGTCACCGCCGGGTTCAAGTGCTTCCACCCCCGCGTCTTCGAAGCCCTCGACTTCAGCCGCATCAAGTCGAACGGCTACATGTTCCAGATCGAGATGACCTACCGCGCCTGGCGCAAGGGCTTCACGATCGTCGAGGTCCCGATCACGTTCACCGAGCGGACCGAGGGCCAGAGCAAGATGAGCAAAGCCATCGTCCGCGAGGCCGCCCTCAAGGTCTGGGAACTCCGCTTCCGCGACCTGTTTGGGAAACTGTAGCGATTGGGGATTTCGGAGTGACGATCTTGGATTTGCCGCTTCGTTCCCCACCCTCTTCCCAATCCGAACTCCAAAATCCCCAATCCAAAATGCAAACCCTCACCCCCCCAACCGACGGTACCGCCATCACGATGCAAGACGGTCGCCTCCACGTCCCCGACCGGCCCATCGTCCCGTTCATCGAAGGCGACGGCATCGGCCCCGACATCTGGGCGGCGGCCTCGCGCGTGCTCGACGCCGCTGTCGAGAAAGCCTACGGTGGCCAGAAGGAGATCGTCTGGTTCGAGGTCTATGCCGGCGAGAAGGCCCACGACGCCTTCGGCGAGTGGCTGCCCGAGGACACCCTCACGGCCATCGAGCAGTACCTCGTCGCCATCAAAGGCCCGCTCACGACGCCCGTAGGCGGCGGCTTCCGGAGCCTCAACGTCGCCCTCCGACAGAAGCTCGACCTCTACGCCTGCGTCCGCCCGGTGCAGTACTTCGACGGCGTACCCTCGCCGGTCAAGAGCCCCGAGGACGTGGACATGGTGATCTTCCGCGAGAACACCGAGGACATCTACGCCGGGATCGAGTTCGAGGCCGGGAGCGAGGGCATGCGGAAGCTGCGCGACTTTTTGCAGGACGAGATGGGCGTCACCTCGATCCGCTTCCCCGAGACGAGCGGCCTCGGCGTCAAGCCGGTCTCCGAGGAGGGCACCAAGCGCCTCGTCCGCGCCGCGATCCGCTACGCCATCGACAACCATCAGGACACCGTCACGCTCGTCCACAAGGGCAACATCATGAAGTTCACCGAGGGGGCCTTCCGCACCTGGGGCTACGAGGTGGCAAAAGAGGAGTTCGGCGCCACCGACCTCGACGGCGGCCCGTGGCAGACGATCACCACCGGCGACGGCCGCGAGGTCACGGTCAACGACGTGATCGCCGACGCGATGCTCCAGCAGATCCTCACGCGCCCGAAGAACTACAGCGTGATCGCGACCATGAACCTCAACGGCGACTACATCTCCGACGCCCTCGCCGCCCAGGTCGGGGGGATCGGGATCGCGCCCGGGGCCAACATCAACTACGACACCGGGCAGGCCATCTTCGAGGCCACGCACGGGACCGCGCCGAAGTACGCCGGGCAGGACAAGGTCAACCCGTCGAGCGTGATCCTCTCGGGCGAGATGATGTTCCGCTACCTCGGCTGGACCGAGGCCGCCGACCTGCTCGTCGCCGCGATGGGCAAGACGATCTCGCAAAAGCGCGTCACCTACGACTTCGAGCGCCTGATGGACGGCGCGACCCTCCTCCAGACCAGCACCTTCGGCGATGCTCTGATCGAGAACATGGGGTAAGTTGCCGGAGCTAGTGTAAGCGCATGCTGAACATCGAACTTGAGAAGCGAATTCAGAAGGAGATAGATCAGAGCGGATTTCCGCTAGAACTTGATGTCGTCGCTGATCTACGAGAGGCCAACTACATAGTCTCCCCAAACCTCTCTTTCAGCAATGGAGAGCGGCTTGCCCGTGAGATCGACGCCGTCGCATTCTCGAACGAAGAAACCCCGGATGGCTGGCCATTCGGAGTCATAGGGAACGTGCTCGCAGTAGAGTGCAAGCGGCAAAGAAAAAAACCATGGGTGTTCTTCGAAGAGGGTCTTGATCCTTTGGCTGTGCTCGGGCTCGGTACTGAGATCGATATACTAACAGAGCTCGAATACACGCTACCCTACAACGTGTTGGCAGCATGTATGAACTCCCCACTGCGTGGTCATCATTTCAACGGCTTTCTCCCTAGAGCACGCACCTACTTCGAGGCATTCTCCAAACCGAATCAAGAGAACTCTATTTACAAGGCCGTTCAAAGCGTTTGGCACGCGCTTACTTTTATCCGCTCATGGTTTGGAGAGCAGGGCTTTGATCGGACCCCTAAAGCAAGCGCTGTCAAGCGAAGAACGTTTTTGCTCCAAGGTGTTATCGTTCTGGACGGGCAACTCTTGTTGGCCAGTAAGGAAGGTGACGAATTCACCTTAGCCGAGTCAGATCACATAATTCTGAGAACGATTGATCGGTTGACACGAGAGGGAAAATCTGCATTCGGTATCGGTGAGGAAATCGTGATCGACGTAGTATCGTACAGGGGTCTTGCGAAATATCTCGATCAGAGCGTCAAGAATGTTGAACTGCTGAGCCAGCACCTATCAGCTCAGCTCAAGGCAGGTTGGATATTGGATTCTTCCAACTCATCGTCAGAGGGGCAAGGTGCTGGGGAGTAAAATTGTCATTGCGAGGAGCATAGCGACGAAGCAATCTCCTGACCTCGACTTCGTCCTTTGGAGATTGCTTCGCTTCGCTCGCAATGACAGCCTTGGGTTCTTCTACCTCTACTGCCGCGTCTGCTGGAGCGCCCGAATCTGCTCCGCGGCACGGCGGGCCCACTCGTCGTAGACGCGGGGGCCAGGGTGGAAGCCGTCGGCGGCCATGACTTCGGCGACGGTCACCTCGCCCTCGCGGAGCGCGCCGTCGGCGGCGAAGCCGAGGCCGATGTACGTCACGCCGCGTTCGCCCTCGGCCCAGGCTTCGAGGGCGGCGTCGTAGCGGCGGGCCTGGCGGCCGAGAACCCAGCGCATTGGCTGCGGCACCGCCGGGAATTGGCCGATGAGTGGCATCCCGGAGACGACGACATGCCCGACCCCGAACCGCTCCCGAAGCTCCGCCACAAGCTCGCGGTACGACGCGAGCCACGCCGGGAGCGGCTGCCCCGCAATCACGTCGTTCATCCCGATGGCGAGCAGCGCCACGTCGAACGGCTCGGGCTCCTGCTTGCGGAGGAACGCGAGCGTCCGCGGGACCGTCGAGCCGAACCGGGCGAAGAGGGTCCAGGTGACCCGGTGGGTCTCCGCGAGACGGCTCACGACGTGCCCGAGGAGCGCGTCGTCCTGCGTCTCGGCCCCGTAGCCCTCAGCCGAGGAGTCGCCGACGAGCAGGAAGCGGAGCGGATCGCCGGTGCCGCGCGTGCCTTCGCGTGCACCCGACGGCGCGGTCAGCTTGGGCATCGTTTTGAACATCCGCTTGCCCTGCACGAGCAGGACCGGGGCGAGGAGCGTGCGGGCGAGGTTGGGCATGGCGGCGGGTGCGGTGGGGCCGTGTGTAGCACACAGCCAGCGGTAGGTTTCGGCGGCGGCTGAAACTTTGTGTATGTTCGGCCTACGCCGCCCCACCCGGCGTGCCCTTCCCGTCTACCTCCACCACACACCTTCCTTCCTCATGCGCTACGTCCTCGCTTTCCTCTGCCTCGCGCTCGCCGGCCCCGCCTCGGCGCAGCCGCTGACGAACGCCTTCCCGAACCTCACCTTTGACGCGCCGGTCGACATCCAGTCGGCGGACGACGGCTCGAACCGACTCTTCGTCGTCGAGCAGCAGGGCACGATCCGCGTCTTCACGAACGACGCTGCGGTCGGGTCTGCCTCGGTCTTCCTCAACATCACGGGGCGCGTACTCTCCGGCGGCGAGCAGGGCCTCCTCGGCCTCGTCTTCGACCCGGACTACGCGCAGAACGGGTACTTCTACGTCAACTACACCGCGAGCGGCCCGCGCCGCACGGTGATCTCGCGCTTCGAGGTCACCAGCAACCCGAACGTCGCCGACGCAGGCAGCGAGGAGGTGCTCATCACGGTGGACCAGCCGTTCAGCAACCACAACGCCGGGCAGGTCCAGTTCGGGCCGGACGGCTACCTCTACGTCGCGCTCGGCGACGGCGGCTCGGGCGGCGACCCGCTCGACAGCGGGCAGAGCCTCGACACGCTCCTCGGGAGTCTGCTCCGCCTCGACGTGGACGGAGGCGGCAACCCGCTCGACTGCGGGGCCGGCACCGGCTCGGCGACGATCCCTGCCGACAACCCGTTCATCGACGGGCCGGGCGGCGACTGCGACGAGGCCTGGGCCTACGGCCTTCGCAACCCGTTCCGCTACAGCTTCGGGCCGGAGGGCCGGCTCTGGCTAGCCGACGTCGGGCAGAATCGCCGCGAGGAGGTCAACATCATGGAGGCGGGCGGGAACTACGGCTGGAACGACCTCGAAGGCACGCTCTGCTACCCGTCGGGCCAGGCCAACTGCCCGCTGGGCGGGACGATTCCGCCGATCTTTGAGCACCCGCACAACTTCTTCGGCAACCAGGGCGCGTTCTCGATCATCGGCGGCTACGTCTACACCGGCCCTTCGTGCGAGGCGCTGCGCGGCAAGTACGTCTACGGCGACTTCATCACGCGCAACCTCTGGACGCTCACCTTCGACGGCGTGACCGCCGACAACGACGAGCTCTCGGCCTCGGCCGGCCCGACGACGTTCGGGCTCGACGAGCAGGGCGACCTCTTCCTGACCGACGGAAACCTCATCGAGCGTTTCGACTGCGCGACCGACGTGGCTGTCGAGGCGTCGCTCGTCGGCGGCCCGGTCACGATCCCCTCGGGGGGCGGCTCGTTCTCCTTCGACGTGACGCTGGACAACACCACCGGCGCGGCGCAGACAGTCGACGTGTGGGTCTCGGCGGACCTCTCAAACGGGACGGAGCGCAACCGGGTCTTCGGTCCCCAGACGGTTACGCTCCCGGGCGGCGCGAGCGGTACCGGCCGAGTGACGCTAAGCGTGCCGGGGCAAGCCCCAGCGGGCGTCAGCACCGGCGTCGTCACCGTCGGCGACTTCCCGAACGGCCCGACTGACGCGGCGCGCTTCACGATCACCAAGCTCGGCGGAGCGCTCGGCGACCGCGTGGCGGCCGACGCCGCGTGGCAGGTCGAGGGTGCCAACTTTGGGGTCGACGAGGCCCGTGTCGCTACGGCCAGTGCCACCGCCGACGGCTTCGCGCTGGCGGCCTTCCCGACACCCTTCGCCGAGCAGACGACCGTGCAGTACACCCTCGACGCCTCCGGCCCCGTCCGCCTCGCCGTCTACGACGTGCTCGGGCGCGAGGTCGCGGTGCTGGCCGACGGGCAGGCCGAGGCGGGGACGCACGAGGCGGTGTTCGAGGCGGCGGGGCTGCCGAGCGGGGTGTACCTCTTGCAGCTCGACGCCGGCCGCCGCGCAGCCGTGCAGACCGTGACCCTCACGCGCTGATCGTCTAGACCTCCCGCGTCTTCTGCGCCCCGGTCGTCTCGCAGCGACCGGGGCGCAGCGCGTATGCGCCGGAGCGCTCTTGACAGGAGGGGGAACGGTGCGTATCTCGGCCTCCCACTGCTGCCTTCCCTCCAGCCCGCTTCCGACCCATGCGCTATCTCTACCTCGCCGCCTGCCTCCTCCTCGTCGCCCCCGCGTCGGCCCAGGAGTTCGAGAACGCGTTCCCGAGCCTCACCTTCGACGGCCCCATCGTGGACATCCAGGCCCCGGACGACGGTTCGAACCGGCTCTTCGTCGCCGAGCAGGTGGGCACCGTCCGCGTCTTCCAGAACGACGAGGCCAGCACCCAGACCGCGCTCTTCCTCGACATCACCGACCGCGTCTCGACGGCGCGGAGCAACGAGAAGGGCGTCTCGGGCCTCGCGTTCGACCCGGCCTACGCGCAGAACGGGTACTTCTACATCAGCTACACGGCCGAGGACCCGCTCCGCCTCGTCGTCGAGCGCTACACCGTGTCGGCTACGAACCCGAACCGGGCCGATCCGTCGAGTGCCGTGGCTATGGTCAGGGTGCCGCTGCCCGACGACGAGCACCACGCCGGGCAGCTTCAGTTCGGGCCGGACGGCTACCTCTACCTCTCGCTCGGCGACGGCACCTTCAACTTCTTCAACGGGGACCCCTTCGAGAACGGGCAGAACCCGGCGACGCTTCTCGGCTCGCTCCTCCGGCTCGACGTGCGCGGCGCCGGACAGCCGCTCGACTGCGCGGCCGGCACCGGCCTCGCCACCCTCCCGGCGGGCAACCCCCTCGCCGACGGGCCGGGCGGCGTCTGCGACGAGATCTACGCCTTCGGCTTCCGCAACCCGTGGCGCTTCAGCTTCGCCCCCGACGGCCGCCTCTGGCTCGGCGACGTCGGCCAGAGCGACCGCGAGGAGATTAACGTTGTCGAGCCGGGCGACAATTACGGCTGGAACACCTACGAGGGCACGCGCTGCTTCGACGCGCCCTGCGACCCGGCGGGCCTCACGTTTCCGATCTACGAGCACCCGCACAACTTCTTCTCTGGCCAGGGGGCGTTCTCCGTCATCGGCGGCTACGTCTACCGCGGCAACACCTGCGCCCCGCTCCTCGGGAAGTACGTCTACGGCGACTTTGTGACGACGAACACCTGGACGCTCGGCTTCGACGGGGTCGACGCTACCAACGAGGTGCTCGTGCGCTCGTCCGGGTTCGCCGTGACGACGTTCGGCGAGAGCGAGCAGGGCGAGCTCTACCTCGGCGACAGCGACGGCGACACGCTGCAACGGCTCGACTGCGCGCAGCCGGTGACGGTGGCGGTCGCACCCGTCGGCCCCGCGACGGTGCCTGCCTCGGGCGGCGCGCTCACCCTCGACGTGACCCTCACCAACACGACCGCCTCGGCGCAGACCACGCAGGCCTGGGCCACGGCCGACCTCTCGGACGGAAGCGAGCGCGTCGTGGCGGCACCGGTCGCGGTGCGGCTTCCGGCGGGGGCGAGCGTGACGCGGCGCGTGACGCTCGGCGTGCCGGGCCTCGCCCCGGCGGGCGTCAGCACGCTCGTGGTGAAAACCGGCAGCTTCCCCGATGCGGCGTCGAGCGCAGACCTCGTCGCCGTCACAAAGCTAGGCGGGTCGATTGGCGACCACGCGGCGAGCGGCGACGCGTGGCAGGCCGAGGGCTTCCGCTTCGACGGAGCGGAGGCGGGCGACCCCGCGGCGCAGGCTGTGGCCGAGCCCGCCGCCCTCTCGGCGTTTCCGACGCCGTTCGCCGGGCGCACGACGGTGCGCTACGTGCTCGGCGAGGCCGGCCCGGTGCGGGTGTCGGTCTTCGACGTGCTCGGGCGCGAGGTCGCGGTGCTGGCCGACGGGCAGGCCGAGGCGGGGACGCACGAGGCGGTGTTCGAGGCGGCGGGGCTGCCGAGCGGGGTGTACCTCGTGCAGCTCGACGCCGGCCGCCGCGTAGCCGTGCAGACCGTGACGCTCGCGCGCTGATCGTCCAGACCTCCCATGGCTTCTGCGCCCCGGCTGCCTCTCTGGCGGCCGGGGCGCTGTGCATAGGTGCCGGAGCCTCCTTGACATGGACCGATGCCGTGCGCTATCTACCTGCATTCCCCAACCATCCTCCCCGCACTGCCATGCGCTGTCTCACCCTGGCCGCCTGCCTCCTCCTCGCTGTTCCCGCTTCGGCCCAGGAGTTCCAGGCTGCATTCCCGGACCTCGCCTTCGACGTTCCCATCACGGACATCCAGGCCCCGGACGACGGCTCGAACCGGCTCTTCGTCGCCGAGCAGTCGGGACGGATCAAGGTCTTCACGAACGACCCGGCTACGCCGTCGGCGAGCGTCTTCCTCGACCTCCGCGACCGGATCAACCCCCGCGTCGGGATCATCGGCCTCGCCTTCGATCCGGCCTTCGCGCAGAACGGGCTCGTCTACGTCCACTACAACCGCGACATCAGCGGTCCGGCCGCCTCTCAGAACGTCATCGCCCGCTTCGAGACCACGGCGACGGGCGTAGCCGACCCCGACAGCGAGGAGATCCTGATCACCGTGGACCAACAGCGCGAGCAGCACTTCGGCGGCCAGCTTCAGTTCGGGCCGGACGGCGCACTCTACGCCTCGTTCGGCGATGCGGGTGGGCAGGGCGATCCCTTCGGGAACGGGCAGGACCTGACGACGCTCCCGGCTACCGTCCTCCGCCTCGACGTGCGCGGCACGGGCCTCCCGCTCGACTGCGCCGCCGGCACCGGCTCGGCGACGATCCCCGCCGACAACCCGCTGATCGACGGGCCGGGCGGTGGCTGCGACGAGACGTTCGCCTACGGCTTCCGCAACCCCTTCCGCTTCAGCTTCGCGCCCGACGGCCGGCTCTGGCTCGGCGATGTCGGACAGGACGAGCGGGAGGAGGTCAACATCGTCGAGCCCGGCGGCAACTACGGCTGGAACACGCTCGAAGGCACGCTTTGCTTCAACTCACCCAACGGCTGCGACGCGGCCGGTACGGTTCTGCCCATCCGCGAGTATCCCCACAACCTCTTCTCCCAGGATGGCGGCTTCTCCGTGACGGGAGGCTACGTCTACCGCGGCAATACCTGCTCGCCCCTCCTCGGCCGCTACGTCTACGGCGACTTTGTGACGACGAACCTCTGGTCGCTCACCTTCGACGGGCAGACCGCCGACAACCAGGTCCTCGATAGCTTCTCGGGGCTCGCCGTGACCACGTTCGGCGAGGACGAGCAGGGCGAGTTGTACCTCGGCGACCTCGTCACCGGTACCCTGCTCCGCCTGACGTGTACGCAGCCAGTGACGGTCAGCGCCGTACCCGTCGGCCCTGCGACGGTGCCTGCCTCGGGCGGCGCGCTCACCCTCGACGTGACCCTCACCAACACGACCGCCTCGGCGCAGACCACGCAGGCCTGGGCCACGGCCGACCTCTCGGACGGAAGCGAGCGCGTCGTGGCGGCACCGGTCGCAGTGCGGCTTCCGGCGGGGGCGAGCGTGACGCGGCGCGTGACGCTCGGCGTGCCGGGCCTCGCCCCGGCGGGCGTCAGCACGCTCGTGGTGAAAACCGGCAGCTTCCCCGACGCAGCGTCGAGCGCGGACCTGGTCACCGTCACGAAGCTGAGCGGGCCGAGCAGTGGCCGTACGGCCTCCTGGCAGGCCGAAGGCTTCGGCTTCGAGGTCGCTGGGGCGGCGCGCCTCACTGCGGCAGGAGCCGCCGCCGACGGTGCCGTGCTAGCCGCCTTCCCGACGCCCTTCGCCGAGCAGACGACGGTTCGGTACGCCCTCGACGCCCCCGGCCCCGTGCGCCTCGCCGTCTACGACGTGCTCGGGCGCGAGGTCGCCGTACTGGCCGAGGGGCGGGCCGGGGCCGGCAGGCACGAGGCGGTGTTCGAGGCGGCGCGGCTGCCGAGCGGGGTGTACCTCGTCCGGCTCGACGCGGCCGGCACGGTACGCACGGCGTCGGTGACGCTGCTTCGCTGACCCTTCGAGGGCTCAGGATTCAAGACTCGGTAGCGGTGCCCCGGTCGCTAGTGGAGCGGCCAGGGCGCCGTTGCATCGAGGGCGTGTATCGTGTCGCATCCTGAGACTCAGGATTGGGACGTAGCAGGCGCTAGAAGGCAGAAGCGGAGGGTCGGAACGGTTCTATTCCGGCCGCTCGGGCCATAGCCGGTGCTCGGCGTCGCGCATGGGCCTTGCGGTGGCGTTGGGCACTCAGCCGTGCCCACCACGCTCCCCCTGCGATGCGCCTCGCCCTCCTCCTCACCGGCCTCGTCCTCGCGGCCCCGGCCGCTCTGTCGCAGCCGGCGCGGACGGCCGACGCGCTCCGCTACCTCCAGCAGGAGGCCCCCGCGCTCGGGCTCGACGCCTCGGACCTCGATGGGCTCGCCGTGACCGACGCCTACGTCAGCCGACGCAGCGGGGCCTCGCACGTCTACCTCCGCCAGCAGCTCGACGGCCTCGACGTGATCGGCTCCGAGGTGACGGTGAACGTGGACGCGCAGGGCACCGTGTTTCACCGCGCCGGAGCGCCGATGTCCAGCCTCGCCAAGCGGGCCACGCTGCGGCAGGCCCGGTTGAGCGCTGCCGAGGCCGTCCTCCGAGTCGCCGACCCCGACCAAGTGGCGGCGCGCGACGGCATGCTCGTCGCAGGGCGGGAGCCCGGCCCGTCGCGGGCCACGACGTTCGCCGCGCCCGGCCTCGCCGCCGAGCCGGTCGAGGCCCGCCTCGTCTACCATCCCGACGCGCGCGGCGATCTCCGCCAGGCGTGGGAGGTAGGCCTCTACACCCCGGACCAGAAGCACTTCTGGCTGGTCTACCTGGACGCCGAGACCGGCGCTGAACTCGCCCGGCACGACCTCGTGATCCACGACCACTTCGGCGACGGGCACAGCCATCACGACGGGCACAGCCACCACGATGGGCACGCGGCTGAGCACCTCACCGAGCACCGCCCGGCCGCTTCGCAGGCACACGGGGCCGGTGGCGCGTACCGCGTCTTCCCTTCCCCCGTCGAGTCGCCGAACCACGGGGCGCGTGCGCTGATGCTGGACCCGTCGGACCCGCTCGCCTCGCCCGCCGGCTGGCACGACGACGGCACCGCGACCTACACCGTCACGCGCGGCAACAACGTCCACGCCTACCTCGACGCCGACGCCGACAGCCACCCCGACCCCGGCGAGGCGCCGGACGGCGGGCCGGGCCTCGTCTTCGACTTCGCGGCCGACCTCTCGCAGGCCCCGTCGTCCTACGCGGAAGCGGCCGTGACGAACCTCTTCTACTGGAATAACCTTCTCCACGACGTCCTCTACCAGTACGGGTTCGACGAGGCGGCGGGCAACTTCCAGATGGACAACTTCGGCCGTGGCGGCCTTGGCGGCGACTACGTCCGCGCCGAGGCGCAGGACGGCGGCGACACCAACAACGCCCGGTTCTTCACCCCGCCCGACGGCAGCCGCCCCCGCATGCAGATGCACCTCTGGGACCGCACGGCCCCCAGCCGCAGCAGCGACTTCGACAACGGCATCATCGCCCACGAGTACGTGCACGGCCTCTCGACGCGCCTGACCGGCGGGCCG
It encodes:
- the pdhA gene encoding pyruvate dehydrogenase (acetyl-transferring) E1 component subunit alpha, translating into MANETKKAPAKKRTAKAERAPKKQTTNGKAASGAATGPQDLPDGADFRMYTGGGHTHESLGLEPDELLAMYRSMMLQRRFEERAAQMYGRQKISGFLHLYIGQEAVSAGTVHALQDTDPIITAYRDHGLGLARGMTANECMAELFGKIDGSSRGKGGSMHFFDVENHFYGGHGIVGGQIPLAVGMGFAAKYKETGAVAVGFFGDGAISQGSFHEAANLAALYEIPVLLVCENNGYAMGTAVDRAVSEPDLYKQAYAYDMTGALVNGMDVFEVYYAMGELAKQAREQSKPALVEIRTYRYRGHSMSDPQKYRTKEEMESKKNEDPIIRLKSYLIDHDLATNEQLDALDDEVKAEVHASVEFAENSPFPPVETMYEDVYVQDDYPFIV
- a CDS encoding polyprenol monophosphomannose synthase, with amino-acid sequence MPDPAAVPPAPDAPRVLVVVPTYEEAVNIRPMLKEILGLAGRYDALVVDDGSPDGTADVVRAVQAEHPGRVHLIERAGKQGLGTAYLTGFRFARDEDYAYVCEMDADFSHNPQDLPLLVEAVRAGADIAMGSRYVGGIRVLNWPLRRLVLSYGAGVYTRAITGMPVMDVTAGFKCFHPRVFEALDFSRIKSNGYMFQIEMTYRAWRKGFTIVEVPITFTERTEGQSKMSKAIVREAALKVWELRFRDLFGKL
- the icd gene encoding NADP-dependent isocitrate dehydrogenase — its product is MQTLTPPTDGTAITMQDGRLHVPDRPIVPFIEGDGIGPDIWAAASRVLDAAVEKAYGGQKEIVWFEVYAGEKAHDAFGEWLPEDTLTAIEQYLVAIKGPLTTPVGGGFRSLNVALRQKLDLYACVRPVQYFDGVPSPVKSPEDVDMVIFRENTEDIYAGIEFEAGSEGMRKLRDFLQDEMGVTSIRFPETSGLGVKPVSEEGTKRLVRAAIRYAIDNHQDTVTLVHKGNIMKFTEGAFRTWGYEVAKEEFGATDLDGGPWQTITTGDGREVTVNDVIADAMLQQILTRPKNYSVIATMNLNGDYISDALAAQVGGIGIAPGANINYDTGQAIFEATHGTAPKYAGQDKVNPSSVILSGEMMFRYLGWTEAADLLVAAMGKTISQKRVTYDFERLMDGATLLQTSTFGDALIENMG
- a CDS encoding SGNH/GDSL hydrolase family protein; protein product: MPNLARTLLAPVLLVQGKRMFKTMPKLTAPSGAREGTRGTGDPLRFLLVGDSSAEGYGAETQDDALLGHVVSRLAETHRVTWTLFARFGSTVPRTLAFLRKQEPEPFDVALLAIGMNDVIAGQPLPAWLASYRELVAELRERFGVGHVVVSGMPLIGQFPAVPQPMRWVLGRQARRYDAALEAWAEGERGVTYIGLGFAADGALREGEVTVAEVMAADGFHPGPRVYDEWARRAAEQIRALQQTRQ
- a CDS encoding PQQ-dependent sugar dehydrogenase, which produces MRYVLAFLCLALAGPASAQPLTNAFPNLTFDAPVDIQSADDGSNRLFVVEQQGTIRVFTNDAAVGSASVFLNITGRVLSGGEQGLLGLVFDPDYAQNGYFYVNYTASGPRRTVISRFEVTSNPNVADAGSEEVLITVDQPFSNHNAGQVQFGPDGYLYVALGDGGSGGDPLDSGQSLDTLLGSLLRLDVDGGGNPLDCGAGTGSATIPADNPFIDGPGGDCDEAWAYGLRNPFRYSFGPEGRLWLADVGQNRREEVNIMEAGGNYGWNDLEGTLCYPSGQANCPLGGTIPPIFEHPHNFFGNQGAFSIIGGYVYTGPSCEALRGKYVYGDFITRNLWTLTFDGVTADNDELSASAGPTTFGLDEQGDLFLTDGNLIERFDCATDVAVEASLVGGPVTIPSGGGSFSFDVTLDNTTGAAQTVDVWVSADLSNGTERNRVFGPQTVTLPGGASGTGRVTLSVPGQAPAGVSTGVVTVGDFPNGPTDAARFTITKLGGALGDRVAADAAWQVEGANFGVDEARVATASATADGFALAAFPTPFAEQTTVQYTLDASGPVRLAVYDVLGREVAVLADGQAEAGTHEAVFEAAGLPSGVYLLQLDAGRRAAVQTVTLTR
- a CDS encoding PQQ-dependent sugar dehydrogenase, producing the protein MRYLYLAACLLLVAPASAQEFENAFPSLTFDGPIVDIQAPDDGSNRLFVAEQVGTVRVFQNDEASTQTALFLDITDRVSTARSNEKGVSGLAFDPAYAQNGYFYISYTAEDPLRLVVERYTVSATNPNRADPSSAVAMVRVPLPDDEHHAGQLQFGPDGYLYLSLGDGTFNFFNGDPFENGQNPATLLGSLLRLDVRGAGQPLDCAAGTGLATLPAGNPLADGPGGVCDEIYAFGFRNPWRFSFAPDGRLWLGDVGQSDREEINVVEPGDNYGWNTYEGTRCFDAPCDPAGLTFPIYEHPHNFFSGQGAFSVIGGYVYRGNTCAPLLGKYVYGDFVTTNTWTLGFDGVDATNEVLVRSSGFAVTTFGESEQGELYLGDSDGDTLQRLDCAQPVTVAVAPVGPATVPASGGALTLDVTLTNTTASAQTTQAWATADLSDGSERVVAAPVAVRLPAGASVTRRVTLGVPGLAPAGVSTLVVKTGSFPDAASSADLVAVTKLGGSIGDHAASGDAWQAEGFRFDGAEAGDPAAQAVAEPAALSAFPTPFAGRTTVRYVLGEAGPVRVSVFDVLGREVAVLADGQAEAGTHEAVFEAAGLPSGVYLVQLDAGRRVAVQTVTLAR